The following proteins are co-located in the Micromonospora coriariae genome:
- a CDS encoding prepilin peptidase has protein sequence MPLTGPPAAVPGQENPPDRLPAPSPSSAPRRPARPWLPAVLATVAVSPLLRLAVLRHAVPSGTASRTGCDACGAPVGLTRPWPALGPVGLCGRCRARVGPPPGTVELAAIVGLATVVLLALAGPPGAAPPALAWWLGWTVPAVFVDLAVHRLPDRLTLPAAAGTWLLLGAAVLGGPEPGPWLRAVTAGAGLAVLFAGSTLLLGRRGFGLGDAKLALSVGALLGWYGWPFLLFGLLLAFGLSALVSLGLLAARRARWSTHLPFGPFLLLGTLGALLLAT, from the coding sequence ATGCCGCTGACCGGCCCCCCGGCGGCCGTACCGGGTCAGGAGAACCCACCCGATCGGCTCCCCGCACCCTCGCCGTCATCCGCGCCGCGGCGCCCCGCCCGCCCCTGGCTCCCCGCCGTGCTGGCGACCGTGGCGGTCAGCCCGCTCCTGCGGTTGGCCGTCCTGCGTCACGCCGTACCGTCGGGCACCGCCAGCCGGACCGGCTGCGACGCCTGCGGGGCACCGGTCGGGCTGACCCGGCCCTGGCCCGCGCTGGGCCCGGTCGGCCTGTGCGGTCGCTGCCGGGCCCGGGTCGGGCCGCCGCCGGGCACTGTCGAGCTGGCCGCGATCGTCGGGCTCGCCACGGTGGTGCTGCTGGCGCTGGCCGGTCCGCCGGGCGCTGCGCCGCCGGCGCTGGCCTGGTGGCTCGGCTGGACGGTCCCGGCGGTCTTCGTCGACCTGGCCGTACACCGCCTGCCGGACCGGCTCACGCTGCCGGCGGCTGCCGGGACGTGGCTGCTGCTCGGCGCGGCCGTGCTCGGCGGCCCCGAGCCGGGGCCCTGGCTGCGGGCCGTCACCGCGGGCGCCGGGCTGGCGGTGCTCTTCGCCGGCAGCACGCTGCTGCTCGGCCGCCGTGGCTTCGGGCTGGGCGACGCCAAGCTGGCGCTCAGCGTGGGCGCGCTGCTCGGCTGGTACGGCTGGCCGTTCCTGCTGTTCGGACTGCTGCTCGCGTTCGGGCTCTCCGCGCTGGTCAGCCTGGGTCTGCTCGCCGCTCGACGGGCCCGCTGGTCCACCCATCTGCCGTTCGGCCCGTTCCTCCTGCTCGGCACGCTCGGCGCCCTCCTGCTGGCAACCTGA
- a CDS encoding phosphatase PAP2 family protein, with amino-acid sequence MVDTGNMDVPEISAEWYRDVIGVAADSPPPVQWFVGHATEGVILLLGALLLVAALSRLSGGSHDRALAVVAPVPTLLAYAGSELLKTVVDEDRPCRTVGRVIIAGSCPPPGDWSFPSNHATLAGALAVTTLLLSRRLGLVALPLAALAAVSRVFVGVHYPHDVVAGLLLGALVAALATPLLARPTAEALRRRADARRPVPDLAGRPRP; translated from the coding sequence ATGGTCGACACCGGCAACATGGACGTTCCGGAGATCAGTGCCGAGTGGTACCGCGACGTCATCGGCGTCGCCGCCGACAGTCCGCCCCCGGTGCAGTGGTTCGTCGGGCACGCCACCGAGGGGGTGATCCTGCTGCTCGGCGCGCTGCTGCTGGTGGCCGCGCTGAGCCGCCTGTCCGGCGGATCGCACGATCGCGCACTCGCAGTGGTCGCGCCGGTGCCGACCCTCCTGGCGTACGCCGGCAGCGAATTGCTCAAGACCGTGGTGGACGAGGATCGACCGTGCCGGACGGTGGGCCGGGTCATCATCGCGGGCAGCTGCCCACCGCCGGGCGACTGGTCGTTTCCCAGCAATCACGCCACCCTGGCCGGCGCGCTGGCGGTCACCACGCTGCTGCTCTCCCGCCGACTCGGGCTGGTCGCGCTGCCGCTGGCCGCGCTGGCCGCGGTCTCCCGGGTCTTCGTGGGCGTGCACTACCCGCACGACGTGGTCGCCGGGCTGCTGCTCGGTGCCCTGGTCGCCGCGCTGGCCACCCCGTTGCTGGCCCGCCCGACCGCCGAAGCGCTACGCCGCCGGGCCGACGCCCGTCGCCCGGTCCCCGACCTGGCGGGCCGACCCCGCCCCTGA